aatcaaaacgacctacaatttaaagaAACTGGAGGAGTAGCTATCAGTATTAGCTAATCACATCATCATATAAAAATGATCACAGCTCTCGTCAGGGGGAAAAATAAAGAAACTAACCAGTAACAAAGATTACGTGATAGGAAGGCTCGCAAGTCACAAACTCCCTCCTggcaaagggaaaaaaacaagaCTGAAACTATCTACCATTCATCGCGAAAAAAAGGGTTGAAAACCCTCGCTCATGTGCTTAACCTTAAGCATGACCCCGGCCGGGTCCACCGTCGCGGTCTCCCccctcctcgccgacgccgacgcgtcAGGCCGCGGTTGGACCCGGCCCCACGGGGCCGGCCCGTTCCTCGTCAAATCCCGCGGGCCCCGCGCCCGTGGCCCAACGCCCGCTCCTCGTCGCTGTCCCGGCCCTTCTTTCTAGCCACTGCAAAAAAATATCACGTttcgaggacgaggagggccCCCCTGTGCAGTGCCTGAACAGGCCTTTACCCCCTCCAAGTAGATAGCCGATGGAGATCCGGCTGGGCTcgttaaagaaacaaaaaatggaCGCGTCACGAGTCCCTTTCTGGGGCACAGTCTTCTTTCTCAAACCCTTTTTTATATTCAATGAAAAAACGTAAAAGGATTATCAAATTCGTGCTGTTTAGATTAGTGTGGTTACGACGACGTGTGCAGTTGGTCAATGAAAAACTGTGAGGCTACAGACAAACAGGTGCACAGCTGTTTGTGGATACCGTCTACTATACGTGGACGACTGGTGCGGCCTGCCGTCGTGCCCTAACGCCCGGCCGGCAATCATCGGGGAGGGGGAGTAGATTAATCGAATTTTCAGCTCTTAATTGGGCGGCAATCATGAGGCCTCCGACGGCCGACGAGCGACGATGATCCTTATGATCCGGAGGTCGTTAGAAACAACAGTATATACTCCATCCgtaccaaattactatttattttaatttttaaagaTGCATAGcatttgctatgtatctaaaaatatatctagatatatatctATATGTATAGCAAATACTATGCACTTAGAAAGTAATTTAGACCTCATTTGGATActccatgctaaagtttagcacttgtcgcatcggatgtttggatgctaattaggagtattaaacatatgttaattacaaaactaattgcatagatggagtctaattcgcgagacgaatctattaagcctaattagatcatgatttgataatgtggtgctacagtaaccatttgctaatgatagattaattaggcttaataaattcgtctcgcgaattagcacaggtgttctgcaattagttttataattagttcatatttagtcctcctaattagcatcctaatatccgatgtgacactgctaaaatttagcacctaataTCCAAACAAGTATTACTCTCGGTTTAATTTGACGTTATTTACTTAAAATTGAATGGGATGGAATATGGATGAGGGAGTACATATAATCGtgctgtttatgttttactgcTGTTTGCATTCCCATGAGTAGAGATTTTTCTTGAAACATAAAGGAAAAATAGGTGGGCATCGAGGTGGGTCAACCAAGATTCCAAGAATCTTTACCATCACTTATTAGTGATTTCCTTTTTCACTCCACCGAATCTAAAGTGGGTCTATCTGTTAATTCCAGCGTCGACACGCATGTGTTTCTTGGATGGCAGTTATTCCATTTCTGAAAAATACCGTAAATACAAACTCAGAATTTCCCATAATTTTTTCAGTCCATACGAGAATGTGGCTATCTCAGTTTTTTTAGTTTATAAAGTACGAGAATAATATACTCTGAAAAATGTTGTGCCCACGAAACATGTTTGCTGTGCAATTTACTCTTCCAAATTGAGTCACGTGCACGAGAAATAAACAGGAGGCGCTATCCACCCGTCCTCTCCTCTACCCCCACACCCccgagagagagaggtgaggtCCCCTCCACTACACGCCTCTCGCCGTCGCGTCCTCCCTCTCGCCTCTTCAAAGCCTCCGGTCCTCCGCCACTTGACTCCTGTCCCCTCTCGCGtggtcctcttcctcctcctcctcctccccttgtCCCTCGAGCACGCCTCGTCTCTCCCGGtctccgccgcgcgccgccccgccgttGGCTGGCTCTCTAGCCGGGAGGGGGGATGGCGTTCCACTACCCGGACCACGCGCTGGCGATggaccccgcggcggcggcggccgcggccggggtcggggcggCGGTGAACCCTAGCTTCGTgcccggaggaggcggcgtggggGGACCGGGCGGGTGGGAGCGGGAGAAGGCGGCCATCGCGGCGCACCCGCTGTACGAGCGCCTGCTCGAGGCGCACGTCGCCTGCCTCCGCGTCGCCACCCCCGTCGACCAGCTCCCCCGCATCGACGCGCAGATAGCCGCCAGGCCCccgcccatggcggcggccgcggcggcgggcggggcgcaGTCGGGGGGCGAGGAGCTCGACCTCTTCATGGTGAGGACCCGAACCCTCTCGCTCTTCTCTCACGGGCTTACGATATTGAAGCTGCTGTAAGTTTGCCTGGTAGCTCGCTGTGTGGATTTTGTGATTGAATTTGGGGCGGATTGTATGGGTGGACCTGGATGGTGTAGATAGCATGCGAAACATTCTGTATTTCGGGAATTTTAGGGATGAAAGTGTCTAGTTCGTTCAAAATAGATTTTGGTATTAACCGAGCTAATTAGCAAGGGAGCTGGAAATTTAAGTGTAGAATTGCCTTATGAACTGAAGATACCATCTCTTGACTTGCTTCTCTTCCTTAATTGCATCGCTTCTGAATAGCGAACTCGTTTTTGCAATTTTCCACTTGCGTTTATCTGTAGCTCCCTTTTCAGTATGAACAGATAATAAATCTCCCTTTATGGCTTTATCCGTAGCAAACCGCTCCGGTGCGGACGCATGCCCGTGCACCGCTTACGCTTATTGTTTTCCGTTTGTGCCTCATGAACGGTTTCTAATGTATATCATGTGGGCTTTGCCCTGATTTAATTGAGTTCAGGTGGGCGATCTCCGCCCCCCGTTGCCgcctcaaaaaaaaatgtatatcatctcccttttttttctcgGCTTCTAATGTATATCTTGTTTTTTGTGCAGACACATTATGTATTGCTCCTCTGTTCGTTCAAGGAACAACTCCAGCAGCATGTGCGTGTTCATGCAATGGAAGCAGTGATGGCTTGCTGGGAGCTTGAACAAACTTTACAAAGCCTTACAGGTAGCTGCAAGCTTTCTTATGTTCAAGAGGAACATTCTTCAGATTCTTGATATTTGCTGTGTTCCACCATTTTATTCGTATGGTGGTCACAATAAGTTTCCATTCAAGCAATAAAGTGAACCATCTCATTCAAGCTTTTCGCCACAAAAGAAAAGTCACAAACCATTCTTCCATTCTTGTCTTTCCTTAGGTAATTGACCAAAAATTCATTATATGTTGGTTTTATTTGGTACAAGGAAACTGCAAATAGAACCAACATTGgtaatatatatttttcttgcatCAACTGATGGTGCCTTAGTTAGCGTAACTCTAACAGTATCAAAGTTTCCCCTATTGCGTCTCTAGCGCATTTAGGTTCCTCTCAGGACAGTTAATGTATATTCTGGGGAATGGAAATAACCACAATACAAGGCACCTCTTAGGACATTTTGATATTTCTTTTTGGAGTAGCGATTGATTTTGCGATAATAGCATTTCAAGTATAAAAAACTAGCCATAATTCCATATAGGTTCATGAGGTCAGGAATTCTTGGCAGTTCAGAGGAATCCTGTGGATCAGAAAAATGCTTCCAGATATAAATCTGAAACAGTGTTTCTTGGATCAGAAAGTTGTCAATTGCCATTTGTTGTACCTTTAGACAGTGGTAGAAGAAAAGTTCAGTAGGTGGTCCTTTACATAATGTAAAGTAATTATCTGCAAAATTCCAAAGGTATTCATTGACCCCACTGGCTACCACATGTCCACATCTTCCTTAGGGTATTAGGCGTCATGCATTCTGAAATACTGTCAATGGCCCTTTACACACTGAAAACAGACGTTGGCCAAAGTTATGACCTTCTGAAggtttattctttttttcttttctgttgccATGTAGTGGACACTGCAACATTGCCTGACCCACTTAAATATGTTAGCATCAGCTAGCTTGTGTCAGTCTATCTACCAGCAGAGTTGTCACAATCTCCCTTGAAGCACATGTATGCTTGAACACGTGAAACTTACCTGCCGAAAATTGTGAGCATTGTATTTGTAGGAATCACAGTGATAAATCGAGATCTTGTTTTCTTTCTACACAGGGTTTGCTGCTGGGAAAACATGgttgaaactttttcttttctttttttttctgaggaaGACATACTACTAGTTTTCCTACACTGAGTTGTGCTAATATGTACTCTTCCTGCAGGGGCATCTCCTGGTGAAGGCACTGGGGCTACTATGTCTGACGATGAAGACAATCAGGTAGACAGTGAGAGCAACATGTTTGATGGAAATGAGGGGTCAGATGGAATGGGATTTGGTCCCTTAATGTTGACTGAGGGTGAGAGATCCTTAGTTGAGCGTGTCCGGCAGGAGCTGAAGCATGAGCTTAAGCAGGTAAAGTTACAACTTGCAACCTTCTAAATTTTCAGTCGTAAGCATAGTGATATCTAAACAGAACTCTCATCTTTCAGGGGTACAGAGAAAAACTTGTGGATATTAGGGAGGAGATAATGCGGAAGCGAAGAGCTGGGAAACTCCCAGGTGACACAGCTTCCACTTTGAAAGCCTGGTGGCAAGCTCATTCTAAATGGCCATACCCAACTGTAGGTGACAACACATGGATCCTATCACTTCCAGCACCATTTCCCAGTTACTCATGTGCATATTGTTCCCTAACATTTGTTTAGGAGGAAGACAAGGCTAGACTGGTGCAGGAAACAGGGCTGCAACTAAAGCAGATCAATAACTGGTTCATCAATCAGCGTAAGCGGAACTGGCACAGCAACCCGGCTTCATCCTCATCCGACAAAAGCAAGAGAAAAAGGTACGGCAACGAGAAACTACACTAAGCTTCACCTTGTACTACAGGTACCTTTCTGGTTCCTGTTTCCTGTATGCTTATTCTTGGAATAAAGAAGCACTGCAGGTGATGGCAACGCAGAGCAATCCTGGTAGAGCGCGGTTGGAGAAGAATTATATGTAAATAACGCTTCTACTGAGAAGAATGGCACCATATTTGTTGCTCGGGAAACGACCACCAGCATTTCCTGAGCCCCATATTCGTACAAAGATACCACACGATGTAATAATGTTGTAAGTAGTCACGTAAACTAAATAATTTGTATAGTGAATAACTAGAGACTAGCATTCACTTTCGGTATTGTATAGTTTAAGTTGTTTGGACGTGCTGTGTCTGTACTGTACGGTTCGAATGTATTTGACTAGCATTCGATATTGTATTTTTGTGGAAGTATGGCATGTAAAACCGTGGATCATAACTGTATTTGTACCTTGAATTATATGTGAAACTGTAGAGACGCACTGTGGCCTTGTATATTCCAGTATACAGGTAGAAGATTGCAGCGTGCGCTTGGGTGATTAGATTACTTAATCGTAACAATCCGGTATGTGAAAGACTTAGTTTGTTTCAGTTTGTGAATTATAACAATTTGCAATCTGCAATTCAGATCTATGTTTGACCATAAGTATTTCAATCACATGGTTACCTTCGTTTTGGCAGCTCTCGTGTTTACCAACTTGTCTACGGCTTTCTTCCTCGGGGCAGCCGCGAATTTCTGGGTATTCAGTTTCTGATGGAAGAACATGTTAGTTGTAACCGGGCAAAATAGATGTATTGATCTCCTAGCTTTTGTCTCGAGCCCTCGACGGTCAATTTCGTCAAGATTGGTCGACCTACTTCCTCAACTTTCGGTTTTAATTCAAACTCATCCTTCTACTAATATAGCACAACGTATTATGAGATCAATGCGGAAAGTCACTTCCCCCTTTAGTTCTTTTCCCTCCTCAAATTCCACTGGCATTGCAAAGGGCAAAGTTTTCGATCAACTAAAACCAGTCTCAATGGAAGTTTCATAAACATTAAATTTGTTGTCACATCAACAAAATTGTTGACTTGACAAGATCATTATGAGGGAAGTTTTATCGGATAAGAGAGAAGTTTCATCCTCGTAATACTCATTTGGCATAATTACCAAATTTTTTATATTGGTAACtatacaataaaactgtgcattgaGACTGGCGGGAACCAATGGGACCATGAGACGACCGCAGGGCTAATGAGACGACGCTTACTCATTTGAACGGATCATTTTTCAACTGCCTCACCAGTACTAGTCTCTGACATTGTGCTAATTAAAGAACTCGCCAATCGAGAGTCGAGACCACACACTATTCTTCCAACTACCATCGTTGACTGTCCTATAAGTACGTGTGCCAATCAGCAGCCTTTCCACCACCACTTTCGTGCTCCGGCCATCCGGTGCACTCTCGACTTCCGAGCTAGCAGCTCAATCCCATCGTTCGCACACAAACAGCTGCAAGAAGACGCAGAAACATTGTAGGCTTGTAGCCAAGCTGCAGATGTGTGCCGGTGAAATTGAGGAGGAGattatttcaaaaaagaaaCTGAGGAGGGGAAGACGGGAGCAAGGTAAAAAAAGACTTTTCGTATTAATCTCGTACCAGTATTGAGTACCACATCACTAAAGAACAAGTTTGACATGAAAACAAAAGCTAATGAGAGGATGGTGGTGTTGGCGGACATCAACGTTTTCCGCGATGACGACGGAGAGGATGGTGGTGTTCCATCTTCATGATAAACGGGAGAACCAGAGTTAGTGACGGCATGAGGCTGGGTGAGGTGACAAGGTGTTAACCTCGGGCTATCGTGTGAGGCTACGAGAGCAACGAGAGACAAGTGCCTCTGTCCTTAAGGGCTGATTTCAGCACCCGCGGTCCTATTGCGTGCCTGATCTTTGCCAACTTGGTGAATTTGACCGAATCATCAGTTAGTCCGAGCCAAACAAGACTAACATGTGCCACATGATATGGATACTGGCCGATTTAAGAGAATAGCTTCTAGTTGGAGCAGCATCACTTAGGGTCGGATGTTCACCCCTCATTATTTTCTTTCTCCCGCTTGCTCTCCTCTCCTTACTCTTCTATCTATCCCCCGCACTGATCTGTCCTAATTGCAACAGGTTGCGGCGTTGCTTCATTTTAGATGAGAACAAAAACTAAGGCGACACACCTGAATCCTCTCGTGACCTTCCATGGTGATGCAGATGAGCATCGTCCTTGCCGTTTGCGAGGCCAAGAGGTTCGTGAGATCCACCAAGTGGTGATACATTGTATAGGGTCAATTTCTATACCTATAATACCTAAactcatatatatatttaaGCGGTTTGTATACTTTTATAAAACAAACCATCTCCCTAAACCCATACCCCAAATACCCCGAGCGGCCCGCCCAACTTGTGCGGCCCAAATCACGACTAACTAGAGGCTCCCCAGGAATCCCTATCCATCTTTCGTAAGGAAAAAAAGCTTACACATCTTCCCCTGTTGGAGGTTCGTGCTGGAGATGGACGCTTGAGATTGTGCGCACATGGACAGGGGCGTAGGCGCGCTACAACACTCAGGTGCAAAGAGAGCATGATAGGTGGCAGCCTGCTATTGGGAGTGAGTGAAGCTATTTTGATTTCCCAAGTGTATCCGTTTTTTAAACCATTTGTACCATAATATTGTTTATAGAATAAATACAATAGAATAAGATTCAACATGAACATATTTATTGTTTCTTAAATTTCAAACATTCGAATAAACTAGTTCAACGTTTCAACTGCCACCAGGTTTGGAAGTGGACCATGTCCCCATTGCATAGAGGTGTAATGGGATCCGACGGGTTGTGCGACGATGCGGCTCGCTAGATAGATAGAGCGCTCTCCCACCCCTCCATACTAATGGTGTGTTTGGACTGTTGGATAACGAAAGGTGAGAGCGTAGCGTGTCATTTCGGGCTCTCGATGTTGGCCCTGGTTGCGGGCTTGCGGCGGGGGATTTCTATACGACGGTTAATCTTCACATGAGAATGTAGTGGTCAAGCTTGCCTCCTATCTCATTCTTTCCTGTATGAAATTGGCTGGTGCCGCTATAGAAGTGGGATTAACCAATAGATTTTAACCTACGGAGAGTAGTAGTGACCTGATCATGGGTCACCCGACCCGACAAATCCGACCTGACCCACCCGAGAAACCTAACTCGACCCGGTCAGCGTGTTGAGCGAGTGTGGGTCAATATTTATGATCCGATCTAAAATACGGATTGGGCACGAGCTAATTTTTTTCACCTAGACCTCCAAAAAACCTGACCTAATCCTAAGGTTACAGAAAAAAATATGGGTTTAACCCAACCTGATCAGGCGATGGGTCGGGCATGTGACCTAATAGGCGAAAAAACTCGACCCGACCGGATAAATGTCGTTAACCAATCCGCAGCAATTCGCAGTTCCCTTCCCGCCGTCCGCCGCTCTGCTGCTGCAGGCGCACGTGGGCCTTCAATCGCCTACGGTTGCGACGCAAATCTTTCGATGGGCTTCCAAAGGCCGGTACCGCACGGAAGCATATGGACGTGTTattccttccctcctcctctccgggCATGGGCTTCCTCCCCTGCTCGACGTCGGCCTGCGTCAGTTCGGAGCCAGCTGGCCGAGTGCTGTGCATCATGTGCAATTGTACAGCGTGGCTTGTGATCCAAGTGAACTTTGTAGTTGCAGGGTTGGAGCTGCATGGCCTGGACAGAGGACAGTACGCCGCCGGACGGTGCACGAGATGCATGGGTATGGGTGCATACGCACAGCCTGACAGCCACCCCTGTTCGCTGTTGGTTGGGAATTCGGGAGTTTCGCCATGAACGCCGCCGTGATGATTGATGGAGTAGCCCCTcttgtacaaaaaaaaaaagaaaagaaaaaaacacgcTCAAAGTTCTgctgctatttttttttgagatccaACTCGTGGCCGATTCAGCCAGAGACCCCTCACACTCAGCCTAGATTTCATCGAGCTAGGGGTACATGAACACGAAAGTGAGTATGTGTCTCCGGGAGAGAGATTGCTAGTTTCTCGATAATGCTAGCATTTGCAGTTGCTAAGCCCTCGATCTTATTAGCCGCTGGGGAAACACTCGATGAGATGAGATCCCGGTCCCTTTTACCCCCCGATTTTTCGGGATCGCGAAAGGACACGAAGGGCCCACTCGTTCTACTCGTCCAGCCAGACCAAGAAATAGTTTCTTttctagcaaaaaaaaaacaaagaaaaaaataccACCACGCCGCGACCCGCGATactggatctgggttcccccgATGGCGTCGTGGAGAGTGCAGAGATTTTCCCCCAAGTTGGCGACGGTACAGACGATGCGTCGATGCCGGGCCACGGAACGATCACATCCATCCACCACCCCCACGCCCCCCACTTGACCCGGGGGATCGGAGCTGGAGGGTGCGTTCGCGCGCGAGCACGTACACGGggcgtgccgtgccgtgcgccCCATACGTGACGCGCCGGGTCGAGCGGCGTGCGGGATCATGATGGGGGCGcgcgccaccgccacgcccCCCCGGAGCCGGGGGCCatgcctcgccgtcgccatcacGACCGCACGGCCGTGGACTGGCTGCTCCCTTGGCCCCTCCCGGCCTCCAGCGCACGCCCTGGCTCTGGCTGGCTGGCTCCGGTGTGTCCTACCCACAGCTCCGAGCCGCAGAACCAGCAGAGCTCAGATTTCACTGtgagcagcactgcagcagcaagAGAGCACAGATCTGGAGACGATGCTCCCATGATCCCAACAGAACATGTAGCAAGCACCAAAACAGCATAGATGATAGATGTACAATGGCACcgggggatttttttttttgatttcaGTATAACACTATAACTCAATCACAAAACCAAAGCAGGTCTAGTTACAAGCAGGACCTCACTCTCTGTTCCCAAACTTGTAATATACTCCTACAAACCATACTTACCCAGCAACAACCAGTTCACATTCTGACTGACCGACCGACCGACTGACTGACATGTTTCCAAGTAACCCGATTATTACCCAGAAAAAGGGTGttaaaggaagaagaaaat
Above is a genomic segment from Setaria viridis chromosome 4, Setaria_viridis_v4.0, whole genome shotgun sequence containing:
- the LOC117853057 gene encoding homeobox protein knotted-1-like 11 isoform X1; amino-acid sequence: MAFHYPDHALAMDPAAAAAAAGVGAAVNPSFVPGGGGVGGPGGWEREKAAIAAHPLYERLLEAHVACLRVATPVDQLPRIDAQIAARPPPMAAAAAAGGAQSGGEELDLFMTHYVLLLCSFKEQLQQHVRVHAMEAVMACWELEQTLQSLTGASPGEGTGATMSDDEDNQVDSESNMFDGNEGSDGMGFGPLMLTEGERSLVERVRQELKHELKQGYREKLVDIREEIMRKRRAGKLPGDTASTLKAWWQAHSKWPYPTEEDKARLVQETGLQLKQINNWFINQRKRNWHSNPASSSSDKSKRKRSTAGDGNAEQSW
- the LOC117853057 gene encoding homeobox protein knotted-1-like 11 isoform X2 codes for the protein MAFHYPDHALAMDPAAAAAAAGVGAAVNPSFVPGGGGVGGPGGWEREKAAIAAHPLYERLLEAHVACLRVATPVDQLPRIDAQIAARPPPMAAAAAAGGAQSGGEELDLFMTHYVLLLCSFKEQLQQHVRVHAMEAVMACWELEQTLQSLTGASPGEGTGATMSDDEDNQVDSESNMFDGNEGSDGMGFGPLMLTEGERSLVERVRQELKHELKQGYREKLVDIREEIMRKRRAGKLPGDTASTLKAWWQAHSKWPYPTEEDKARLVQETGLQLKQINNWFINQRKRNWHSNPASSSSDKSKRKR